AGCAGCCAGTCGCGAAACAGCGGGCTGACCTCGATCGGCAGGCGCAGCATCACGTAACCGGCGGCATCGGCGCCCGCTGCCTTGGCAGAATCGAGAATGCGTTCGATCTCGTGGTCATTGAGACCAGGGATCACCGGGGCTGCCATCACCGAAACCGGAATGCCGGCATCGGAAAGCGCACGCATTGCTTCAAGCCGCTTTTCGGGCGTCGAGGCCCTTGGCTCCAAGGTCCGCGCCAGTTTCCGGTCCAGCGTTGTCACCGACAGCGCTACCCGCGCCAACCCCTTTGAGGCCATCCGCGACAGAATGTCGATGTCCCGCATCACCAGTGCCGATTTGGTGACGATCCCCACCGGATGCCCGGCAGCTTCAAGGACCTCGAGCAATTGCCGCATGATGCGCCATTGCCGCTCGATCGGCTGATACGGGTCGGTGTTGGTGCCAATGGCGATCGGCTGGACCTTGTAGCCTGGACGCGACAACTCGCGCTCGAGAAGCCGCGGCGCATCTGGTTTGGCAAACAACCTGGCTTCGAAATCCACCCCCGCCGACAATCCCATATAGGCGTGGGTGGGACGGGCGAAACAATAGACGCAGCCGTGCTCGCAGCCACGATAGGGATTGATCGAGCGATCAAATGACAGATCCGGCGACTGGTTCCGGGTAATGATGGTGCGCGGCTTTTCCACCTGCACTTCGGTCTTGAACGGCGCCAGCTCTTCGAGGCTGCTCCAACCATCATCGAAGACTTCGCGGGTCTTGAGCTCATAACGGCCGGTCATGTTGAGCCCGGCGCCGCGACCGCGAATCCGCTCATCGCTCACCCGAAAGCCGCTGGCTTTGACCAGCGCATCGGCTTCCACAGCCTGCAGTCCAGGCGCAAAGGCTGTCTGCTTCAAAGATGAAAGACTGGGCATGACACCTCCATGCGGCTTATCGGGACAATGGTTCGGGGCGATAATCGTGATTATATTCCTAGGCTAGAGAGACGAACAAAGCAAGAACAAAATGCGGAAGCTGTTCGCATTTCCATGATTTCACGCCAAACCAGCTTCTGGTCTATCGTCCAATCATCGACTAGAAGGGGCGATGATCAGCGTATTTATTGAATGCAAGGACCAGGAAAGCGCGCTTGCGGCGACGTTGTCGGTGCTTGTCGCCGGTGCGGTCGAAGGGTTGGTGGCTGAGGTGGTAATCCTCGATCGTGGTTCCAGCGACGGCACCGCACAGCTTGCCGATGCGGCAGGGTGCAGGTTTCTTGAAGATCCCGATCTTCGAGATGTGGTGCGTTCGGCGCGCGGCGACTGGCTGTTGCTGCTGGAGCCAGGCGCGCGCCCGCTGCTGGGTTGGATCGATCACATTGGCCAGCATCTGGCTGTCGGCGGGCAGGCGGCGCGGATGAGCCGGTCACGGGAGTACCGTTTGCCGTTCCTGGCGCGGTTTCGCCATCGCGCATCCGCATTGGAACACGGCGTGCTTGTCCCCAAGGCGCAGGCCATCGCCAATGCCAAATCTGGCTATGCGCTTGAAAGTCTGGGTCGCGGCCTGGCGATGAAGCGGCTCAAATGCGAGATCGTTCCCGCCGCAGTTCTGGCGCATCGCTGAGACAGCCGGCAGCCACGATCAGTAAGCATCCCTCGCCAGCGGTTCTGTCAGGTCACAGGGATGATGGGGCCATCCCTTTGTTTGCAGACAGGGTCCGTGTTGCAGTGACGAACCAGTCGGAGTGTGCAGCTTGGATTGACGCTGCCGCAGCACGC
This DNA window, taken from Hoeflea algicola, encodes the following:
- a CDS encoding glycosyl transferase; translated protein: MISVFIECKDQESALAATLSVLVAGAVEGLVAEVVILDRGSSDGTAQLADAAGCRFLEDPDLRDVVRSARGDWLLLLEPGARPLLGWIDHIGQHLAVGGQAARMSRSREYRLPFLARFRHRASALEHGVLVPKAQAIANAKSGYALESLGRGLAMKRLKCEIVPAAVLAHR
- a CDS encoding PA0069 family radical SAM protein, coding for MPSLSSLKQTAFAPGLQAVEADALVKASGFRVSDERIRGRGAGLNMTGRYELKTREVFDDGWSSLEELAPFKTEVQVEKPRTIITRNQSPDLSFDRSINPYRGCEHGCVYCFARPTHAYMGLSAGVDFEARLFAKPDAPRLLERELSRPGYKVQPIAIGTNTDPYQPIERQWRIMRQLLEVLEAAGHPVGIVTKSALVMRDIDILSRMASKGLARVALSVTTLDRKLARTLEPRASTPEKRLEAMRALSDAGIPVSVMAAPVIPGLNDHEIERILDSAKAAGADAAGYVMLRLPIEVSPLFRDWLLRHYPDRYRHVMSLIRSMRGGKDYDAEFGKRMRGTGPYAWQIARRFDLTAKRLGLNLRKAQLRTDHFIPPRGEGVQLSLL